One window of the Lepeophtheirus salmonis chromosome 7, UVic_Lsal_1.4, whole genome shotgun sequence genome contains the following:
- the LOC121122219 gene encoding uncharacterized protein, giving the protein MDRTQLYSILLSIFFILSNYPLGFHCFGPFQEYSRILPSFNIRQHDVVNNDEVIDIKNEIALDDQAFGYEDDDDYGSRSAIPPGSIFASHGKRIKDGGPTKNQIKNQWVVESDGKLRNVGRRPRRHQRRPKLPKLPYPYIAVPYPIPIAIPYPLTLPVKQRNPHHYSK; this is encoded by the exons ATGGATCGTACTCAACTATATTCCATTCTcctatccattttttttatcctttcaaATTATCCTCTTGGATTCCATTGCTTTGGACCTTTCCAAGAGTATTCACGTATATTACCCTCATTCAATATACGTCAACATGATGTTGTGAACAATGACGAAGTCATTGATATTAAAAACGAAATTGCACTTGATGACCAAGCATTCGGCTACGAAGATGACGATGACTACGGTTCACGAAGTGCTATTCCACCAGGGTCTATCTTTGCAAGCCATGGAAAGAGAATCAAAGATGGAGGCCCTACAAAGAATCAGATAAAAAATCAATGGGTTGTGGAAAGCGATGGAAAACTTAGAAATGTTg GAAGAAGACCTCGCCGTCATCAAAGAAGACCAAAACTTCCCAAACTTCCCTATCCGTATATCGCCGTTCCCTACCCCATACCCATAGCCATTCCTTATCCTTTAACCTTGCCTGTGAAGCAAAGAAATCCACACCACTAcagcaaataa